The following proteins are co-located in the Prinia subflava isolate CZ2003 ecotype Zambia chromosome 16, Cam_Psub_1.2, whole genome shotgun sequence genome:
- the GABRA6 gene encoding gamma-aminobutyric acid receptor subunit alpha-6, producing the protein MALLLAWACVAVSVGTALADQGDGADLYSENITRILDKLLDGYDNRLRPGFGGAVTEVKTDIYVTSFGPVSDVEMEYTMDVFFRQTWTDERLKFSGPTEILRLNNLMVSKIWTPDTFFRNGKKSIAHNMTTPNKLFRIMQNGTILYTMRLTINADCPMRLVNFPMDGHACPLKFGSYAYPKSEIIYTWKKGPLHSVEVPQESSSLLQYDLIGQTVSSETIKSNTGEYVIMTVYFHLQRKMGYFMIQIYTPCIMTVILSQVSFWINKESVPARTVFGITTVLTMTTLSISARHSLPKVSYATAMDWFIAVCFAFVFSALIEFAAVNYFTNLQTQRAMRKAARAAALAAALSAATVPAEDEIVSHSDSNSNLKKRVNSITSQAEQSPEHSIISNTASQCQPLSVPAAAPPQPPAIGGASKIDQYSRILFPVAFAGFNLVYWVVYLSKDTMEFFEPSAMHFRNEPQSN; encoded by the exons ATGGCTCTGCTGCTCGCCTGGGCATGTGTCGCTGTGAG CGTGGGGACGGCGCTGGCGGACCAGGGCGACGGCGCGGACCTCTATTCGGAAAACATCACTCGGATCCTCGACAAGTTGTTGGACGGCTACGACAACAGGCTCCGGCCGGGATTTGGAG GCGCCGTGACAGAAGTCAAGACGGACATCTACGTGACCAGCTTCGGGCCGGTGTCCGACGTGGAGATG GAATACACAATGGATGTCTTCTTTCGTCAGACGTGGACTGATGAGAGGTTGAAGTTTAGTGGGCCAACTGAGATTTTGAGACTGAACAATTTAATGGTCAGTAAAATTTGGACACCAGACACATTTTTTAGAAAcggaaaaaaatcaattgctCACAATATGACAACTCCCAACAAACTTTTCAGAATTATGCAGAATGGAACTATTCTTTACACAATGAG ACTGACCATTAATGCTGATTGTCCAATGCGGTTGGTGAACTTCCCAATGGATGGACATGCTTGTCCACTCAAATTTGGAAGCT ATGCTTATccaaaaagtgaaataatttataCTTGGAAAAAAGGACCATTGCATTCAGTAGAAGTACCACAGGAGTCTTCCAGTCTGCTCCAGTATGACCTCATAGGACAAACTGTATCTAGTGAAACAATTAAATCTAACACAG GTGAATATGTAATCATGACAGTTTATTTCCACTTGCAAAGGAAGATGGGCTACTTCATGATACAGATATACACTCCTTGCATTATGACAGTCATTCTTTCTCAGGTGTCTTTCTGGATTAACAAGGAGTCTGTTCCAGCCAGGACAGTTTTTG GCATCACCACAGTTCTCACAATGACCACCTTAAGCATCAGTGCTCGCCATTCCCTGCCCAAGGTGTCCTATGCCACCGCCATGGATTGGTTCATAGCCGTGTGCTTTGCCTTTGTCTTCTCTGCACTTATTGAGTTTGCAGCTGTCAACTACTTCACCAATCTCCAGACTCAGAGAGCGATGAGGaaggcagccagggcagcagctctggcagcagcactaTCAGCAGCAACTGTACCGGCAGAGGACGAGATTGTCTCG CATTCTGACTCCAACTCTAACCTGAAGAAGCGAGTAAACTCCATAACATCTCAGGCAGAGCAGTCTCCTGAACACAGCATAATATCAAATACTGCATCCCAGTGTCAACCACTgtctgttcctgcagcagccccaccacAACCACCAGCTATTGGAGGTGCAAGTAAAATAGACCAGTATTCCAGGATCCTCTTTCCAGTGGCGTTTGCAGGATTCAACCTGGTGTACTGGGTTGTTTATCTTTCAAAAGACACTATGGAA ttttttGAACCTTCGGCGATGCATTTTCGAAATGAGCCCCAGTCCAACTGA